In Planctomycetota bacterium, the following are encoded in one genomic region:
- a CDS encoding ATP-binding protein has translation MAAIGIGLVIGLALAAPVALAWCRRAEERARASERRAREAEHLAYVGTLTGGLAHEIRNPLSTLTLNLELLREDLERPGAAADPRILRKLETIGQEAKRLEQILDDFLRFAGKHEVRLEAQDANAVVREAVAFYAERLARAHVQVRTSFAENLPPVALDADLIKQAVSNLVLNAEAAMPNGGDLMLSTERVKRGVCIHVTDTGVGIRPEDLDKIGQPYYSTRKGGTGLGLPTVHRIVKEHGGTLEVHSEPGRGTRFTLWLPAAEMPCS, from the coding sequence TTGGCGGCAATCGGAATCGGGCTGGTCATCGGCTTGGCGCTCGCGGCGCCGGTGGCGCTTGCTTGGTGCAGGCGCGCCGAGGAGCGGGCGCGCGCTTCGGAGCGGCGGGCGCGGGAGGCCGAGCACCTGGCCTACGTCGGCACGCTGACGGGGGGCCTGGCCCACGAGATCCGAAATCCTCTCTCCACCCTGACGCTGAACCTGGAACTTCTGCGGGAAGACCTCGAGCGCCCGGGCGCCGCCGCCGACCCGCGAATCCTGAGAAAACTGGAGACAATCGGCCAGGAAGCCAAACGCCTCGAACAGATCCTCGACGATTTTCTCCGCTTCGCCGGCAAGCACGAGGTGCGTCTGGAGGCGCAGGACGCGAACGCGGTGGTCCGGGAGGCGGTGGCGTTTTACGCGGAGCGTTTGGCGCGCGCGCACGTGCAGGTGCGGACGAGTTTCGCGGAGAACCTGCCGCCCGTCGCCCTGGACGCCGACCTCATCAAGCAGGCCGTCAGCAACCTCGTGCTGAACGCCGAGGCCGCCATGCCGAACGGCGGCGACCTGATGCTCAGCACGGAACGGGTGAAGCGCGGCGTGTGCATCCACGTGACGGACACGGGCGTCGGCATCCGGCCGGAGGATCTGGACAAAATCGGCCAGCCCTACTATTCTACGCGCAAGGGCGGCACGGGCCTGGGACTGCCGACCGTCCACCGCATCGTGAAGGAACACGGCGGCACGCTGGAGGTCCACAGCGAACCGGGGCGCGGCACGCGATTCACCCTCTGGCTCCCCGCCGCCGAGATGCCGTGTTCTTAA
- a CDS encoding sigma-54 dependent transcriptional regulator — translation MAESGEPDRGRILIVEDDRPQADAMAEALQRVGHTCVVVTDPRRAIASLDADDFDLVVTDLVMQHLDGMEVLRHAKRIDPAAEVLMVTGHGTIETAVQAIRQGASDYITKPLNIGELRDRVAKALEHRRLLRRTEQLSAQLDERFGFEGIIGHSAAMQRVIQTCRQVAPTDATVLIEGESGTGKELVAKALHTNSRRKGKNFVALNCAALSEGILESELFGHEKGAFTGAVMRRKGRFEHADGGTLFLDEVSDMPVSTQIKLLRVLEDGEIVRVGSNEPRKVDVRLLSATNQDLDELVKRGKFREDLYFRLRVVRVALPALRQRREDIPLLTEHYIRQIAREHGKNVAGITPEAQRALAAYDWPGNIRELINTLETMILLAPHETLQVEDIPPEIHPSGQETEADGFTPGMSLADAERIVIARTLEITGGNRQQAARMLGIGERTLYRKIKDYGLGQ, via the coding sequence ATGGCTGAATCTGGCGAACCCGACCGTGGCCGAATCCTCATCGTCGAGGACGACCGCCCCCAGGCCGACGCCATGGCCGAAGCGCTCCAGCGCGTCGGACACACGTGCGTCGTCGTCACCGACCCGCGCCGGGCGATCGCAAGCCTCGACGCCGACGACTTCGACCTCGTCGTCACCGACCTCGTCATGCAGCACCTCGACGGGATGGAGGTGCTCCGGCACGCGAAGCGGATCGACCCCGCGGCCGAGGTCCTCATGGTCACCGGCCACGGGACGATCGAGACGGCCGTCCAGGCCATCCGCCAGGGCGCCAGCGATTACATCACCAAGCCGCTCAACATCGGCGAACTGAGGGACCGCGTCGCCAAGGCGCTGGAGCACCGGCGGCTCCTGCGTCGCACGGAGCAACTGTCGGCCCAGTTGGACGAGCGGTTCGGATTCGAGGGGATCATCGGCCACTCGGCGGCCATGCAACGCGTCATCCAGACCTGCCGACAGGTCGCCCCGACCGACGCGACGGTCCTGATTGAAGGCGAGAGCGGCACGGGCAAGGAACTGGTGGCCAAGGCCCTGCACACCAACTCGCGCCGAAAGGGAAAGAACTTCGTCGCGCTCAACTGTGCGGCCCTCAGCGAAGGGATCCTCGAGAGCGAACTCTTCGGCCACGAGAAGGGCGCCTTCACCGGGGCCGTCATGCGGCGCAAGGGCCGCTTCGAGCACGCCGACGGCGGGACGCTCTTCCTCGACGAGGTCAGCGATATGCCCGTCTCGACGCAGATCAAACTCTTGCGCGTCCTGGAGGACGGCGAAATCGTGCGCGTCGGCTCCAACGAGCCGCGAAAAGTCGACGTCCGCCTCCTGAGCGCCACGAACCAGGACCTCGACGAACTCGTCAAGCGCGGGAAGTTCCGCGAGGACCTCTATTTTCGCCTCCGCGTCGTGCGCGTCGCGTTGCCGGCCCTGCGCCAGCGTCGGGAAGACATCCCGCTGCTGACGGAGCACTACATCCGCCAGATCGCGCGCGAACACGGAAAAAACGTCGCCGGCATCACGCCAGAGGCCCAGCGGGCCCTCGCCGCCTACGACTGGCCGGGCAACATCCGCGAACTCATCAACACGCTCGAAACGATGATTCTCCTCGCGCCGCACGAAACGCTTCAGGTCGAGGACATTCCGCCGGAGATTCACCCAAGCGGCCAGGAGACGGAAGCCGACGGTTTCACGCCCGGCATGAGCCTCGCCGACGCCGAACGCATCGTCATCGCGCGGACGCTGGAGATAACGGGCGGGAACCGGCAGCAGGCGGCCCGGATGCTGGGGATCGGCGAGCGGACCCTCTACCGGAAGATCAAGGACTACGGGCTCGGACAATAG
- a CDS encoding glycoside hydrolase family 16 protein, with product MREMLLVLLALATLVGLLAAGSILGGPAPAPQDAERPSGAAQARKGWKRVWADEFDTTGLPDPKKWDYEEGFVRNQEAQYYTRARLENARVEGGTLIIEGRKEKFPNPQYRPGGKGPEVAEYTAASVITRGKAAWRYGRVEVRAKLPQGRGVWPAIWMLGTNIGQAGWPACGEIDIMEFVGHTPDRVHGTVHWRGGDGKHQSSGGNLKVERPWDDFHVYAVEWTDQQMDFYFDETKYFSFQVDKATDKGGNAFRQPQYLLINLALGGSWGGAIDDKIFPRKYVIDYVRVYEQAPEK from the coding sequence ATGCGCGAGATGCTCTTGGTGCTGCTGGCTCTGGCGACTCTAGTCGGACTGCTCGCCGCCGGATCGATCCTGGGAGGACCCGCCCCCGCTCCGCAGGATGCGGAACGTCCCTCCGGGGCTGCGCAGGCGCGGAAAGGCTGGAAACGCGTCTGGGCCGATGAGTTCGACACCACAGGCCTCCCCGACCCCAAGAAGTGGGACTACGAGGAAGGGTTTGTCCGCAATCAGGAGGCCCAGTACTACACGCGGGCCCGGTTGGAGAACGCGCGGGTCGAGGGCGGCACGCTCATCATCGAGGGACGCAAGGAAAAGTTCCCGAACCCGCAGTATCGGCCTGGGGGCAAGGGGCCGGAGGTTGCCGAGTACACGGCGGCGAGCGTGATCACGCGCGGCAAGGCGGCGTGGCGATACGGGCGGGTCGAGGTTCGGGCGAAGTTGCCCCAGGGCCGCGGCGTCTGGCCCGCCATCTGGATGCTCGGAACCAACATCGGCCAGGCGGGTTGGCCGGCCTGCGGCGAAATCGACATCATGGAATTCGTCGGCCACACGCCCGACCGCGTCCACGGCACGGTCCATTGGCGGGGCGGCGACGGCAAGCATCAATCCAGCGGCGGGAACCTGAAAGTCGAGCGGCCCTGGGACGATTTCCACGTCTATGCCGTCGAGTGGACGGACCAGCAGATGGACTTCTACTTCGATGAAACCAAGTACTTCTCGTTCCAGGTCGACAAGGCGACCGACAAGGGCGGCAACGCCTTCCGCCAGCCGCAGTACCTCCTCATCAACCTGGCCCTGGGCGGGTCCTGGGGCGGCGCCATCGACGATAAAATCTTTCCTCGGAAATATGTTATTGACTATGTTCGGGTCTACGAGCAAGCCCCGGAGAAGTAG
- the ispD gene encoding 2-C-methyl-D-erythritol 4-phosphate cytidylyltransferase, whose protein sequence is MPTATVILPAAGRGARFAMPGGGGRASPVGAPETKVFVSLAGRPVLAHTLDRFAALEAVVEVIVPVPPEAVAWARETFGERTASGRPLIFVGGGEDRVESVAEALAASDGKSDLVVIHDAVRPLVRRAVVEEAMRVAMERGAAVVGRPVDHTVKRVSDGRLVAETVPRENLWLAQTPQVFRRNVIARAYERRCHIVGRVTDDAQLVEAMGGCVAMVCGDAANVKITTAEDLRLCEALLEAGWPFEGDER, encoded by the coding sequence ATGCCGACCGCCACGGTCATTTTGCCCGCCGCCGGACGGGGCGCCCGTTTTGCGATGCCCGGCGGCGGAGGTCGCGCCTCGCCGGTCGGGGCGCCGGAAACGAAGGTGTTCGTCTCGCTGGCGGGCCGGCCGGTGTTGGCCCACACGCTGGATCGTTTCGCGGCCTTGGAGGCCGTCGTCGAGGTCATTGTGCCGGTGCCTCCCGAGGCGGTGGCGTGGGCGCGCGAGACGTTCGGCGAGCGTACGGCCTCGGGCCGGCCGCTGATCTTCGTGGGCGGCGGGGAGGACCGGGTCGAGAGCGTGGCCGAGGCGCTGGCCGCCTCCGACGGAAAATCGGACCTGGTGGTGATTCACGACGCGGTGCGTCCCCTCGTTCGCCGGGCGGTCGTCGAGGAGGCGATGCGCGTCGCGATGGAAAGGGGGGCCGCCGTCGTCGGCCGGCCGGTGGACCACACCGTGAAGCGCGTGTCGGACGGGCGCCTGGTGGCCGAGACCGTTCCGCGCGAGAACCTCTGGCTGGCCCAGACGCCGCAGGTCTTTCGCCGCAACGTCATCGCGCGGGCCTACGAGCGCCGCTGCCACATCGTCGGCCGGGTGACCGACGACGCCCAGTTGGTCGAAGCGATGGGCGGGTGTGTGGCGATGGTGTGCGGGGACGCGGCCAACGTGAAGATCACAACGGCCGAAGACCTTCGGCTGTGCGAGGCGCTCCTGGAGGCCGGCTGGCCTTTCGAGGGCGACGAGAGGTAA
- a CDS encoding TRAM domain-containing protein, translating to MLLAILRLLFLLAMAGIGLLFGRALAPPDERLAIPQLPLYMMLAFMGAAVVVIGLDVALRRKNISLVSAVFFGLVVGLVVTILLGPVVDITVWIPEKAREPVKVGIAVITSYLAISLILQTKDDFRFIIPYIEFAKQQKGGRPLLLDTSAVIDGRIADVAETRFLDSPLVVPRFVLTELQAVADSTDRLKRNRGRRGLDILNRLQSMAHVDISIQESPVPAQAGDGVDQRLVAMAASVSGRIVTNDFNLNKVAKVSGIEVINLNDLANALKPAFLPGETVEVAVIKPGQEGGQGVGYLEDGTMIVVEDGEKSIGQAVTITVTSVLPTSAGRIIFGRIEPLQEGLNRRRPGGGSPR from the coding sequence ATGCTCCTGGCGATTCTTCGGCTCTTATTCCTTCTGGCGATGGCGGGAATCGGCCTGCTGTTCGGGCGGGCCCTCGCGCCGCCGGACGAGCGACTCGCGATTCCCCAGTTGCCGCTCTACATGATGCTCGCCTTCATGGGGGCGGCCGTCGTCGTCATCGGCCTGGACGTGGCGCTGAGACGAAAGAACATCAGCCTCGTCTCGGCCGTGTTCTTCGGCCTCGTGGTGGGTCTGGTGGTCACGATCCTTCTGGGGCCCGTGGTGGACATCACGGTCTGGATCCCCGAGAAGGCCCGCGAGCCGGTCAAAGTCGGGATTGCGGTGATCACTTCGTACCTGGCGATCTCGCTCATCCTCCAGACGAAGGACGATTTCCGCTTCATCATTCCCTACATCGAGTTTGCCAAGCAGCAGAAGGGCGGGCGCCCGCTCTTGCTGGACACCAGCGCCGTCATTGACGGCCGCATCGCCGACGTCGCTGAGACGCGCTTTCTCGATTCGCCCCTCGTCGTCCCGCGGTTCGTCCTGACGGAACTTCAGGCGGTCGCCGATTCGACGGACCGGCTGAAGCGGAACCGCGGCCGGCGGGGCCTGGACATCCTGAACCGCCTCCAGTCGATGGCCCACGTGGACATCAGCATCCAGGAGAGCCCCGTGCCCGCCCAGGCGGGCGACGGCGTGGACCAGAGGCTCGTCGCCATGGCCGCCAGCGTCTCCGGACGCATCGTCACCAACGACTTCAACCTCAACAAGGTGGCGAAGGTGAGCGGCATCGAGGTGATTAACCTGAACGACCTGGCGAACGCCCTGAAGCCCGCTTTCCTGCCGGGCGAAACCGTCGAAGTCGCCGTCATCAAGCCTGGCCAGGAGGGCGGCCAGGGCGTCGGATATCTCGAGGACGGGACCATGATCGTGGTCGAGGACGGCGAAAAAAGCATCGGACAGGCCGTCACCATCACCGTGACGAGCGTTCTGCCGACGAGCGCCGGCCGCATTATCTTCGGCCGGATTGAGCCTCTCCAGGAAGGCCTGAACCGGCGGAGGCCCGGCGGAGGGAGCCCGCGATGA
- a CDS encoding trypsin-like peptidase domain-containing protein produces the protein MQTRGWSVCVAMTLLAAGWASGQVASSKFDLQGLRESAGPAVCRITVENAWGIPQAVVSGFLLGEGRFVVTDLGAVAHRGAARARLLFSDGAEAAATRFGLADPALGLAALRVDAEEPSHRGLSLAPSLPPLDGVAPVGVIGWPWGKQLEAATGRVRRGPDIREVASRSNLQTPEGIDAFLRIEGARLSAVSGSPVVDGSGTVLAVRLDVAAPGLVLTLAMPAVSLRQSLLSAEPKLKPLSDLPRPLWPVDILRLPGVPPTPAEFLRTTQTVKTAITCGRCQGTGKIKMGWGWFERSDARCEACQGAGIAVRAEDFDKLAPWAEEGARAVWSAGQDGRSRAAVRTMGAEVLKSLAAVGRNFQLLFGSEGVDLVKFPPAMPHGIVLYCRVAESVDGPDGRYLFLESVNTPTLAAVRVDDLVGHDDMGPTAGRSEPKVGTWFALAGAVLSRFDTGERRGVFVLPFEWASYQPVAAEPGREGNRRPGGGGGREPGRDPGRGPRGAPGR, from the coding sequence ATGCAAACACGCGGCTGGAGTGTGTGCGTTGCGATGACGTTGCTGGCGGCCGGTTGGGCGAGCGGCCAGGTTGCATCCTCGAAGTTCGACCTGCAGGGGCTGCGCGAGAGCGCCGGTCCCGCCGTCTGCCGCATCACCGTGGAGAACGCCTGGGGCATCCCCCAGGCCGTGGTCTCGGGGTTCCTTCTGGGTGAAGGCCGGTTCGTTGTGACCGACCTTGGAGCGGTGGCGCATCGCGGTGCCGCGCGGGCGAGGCTCCTGTTTTCGGACGGGGCCGAGGCCGCGGCCACCCGGTTTGGCCTGGCCGATCCGGCGCTGGGCCTGGCGGCCCTTCGGGTGGACGCCGAGGAACCGTCGCATCGCGGCCTGAGTCTGGCCCCCTCCCTGCCTCCGCTCGACGGGGTCGCACCTGTGGGCGTCATCGGCTGGCCGTGGGGCAAGCAGTTGGAGGCCGCGACCGGCCGCGTGCGCCGAGGACCGGACATCCGGGAGGTGGCCAGCCGGTCTAACCTCCAGACGCCCGAGGGCATCGACGCGTTCCTGCGGATCGAGGGAGCCCGGCTGAGTGCGGTCAGCGGGTCGCCGGTGGTGGATGGGTCCGGGACGGTCCTGGCGGTGCGGCTCGACGTGGCGGCGCCCGGACTGGTCCTGACGCTGGCCATGCCAGCCGTGTCGCTTCGGCAGTCGCTTCTGTCGGCCGAGCCGAAGTTGAAACCGCTGTCGGACCTTCCCCGGCCGCTTTGGCCGGTTGACATCTTGCGTCTGCCGGGCGTCCCGCCGACCCCGGCCGAGTTCCTCCGCACCACCCAGACGGTCAAGACGGCTATCACCTGCGGGCGGTGCCAAGGGACAGGGAAGATCAAGATGGGTTGGGGCTGGTTCGAGCGGAGCGACGCGCGGTGCGAGGCCTGCCAAGGCGCGGGCATCGCCGTCCGGGCGGAAGACTTCGACAAACTTGCCCCATGGGCCGAGGAGGGCGCACGCGCCGTCTGGTCGGCGGGCCAGGACGGGCGGTCCCGGGCGGCGGTCCGGACGATGGGGGCGGAGGTCCTGAAGTCGCTGGCGGCCGTCGGGCGCAACTTCCAGTTGCTGTTCGGCTCCGAGGGGGTGGACCTCGTGAAGTTCCCGCCCGCCATGCCGCACGGCATCGTCCTGTACTGTCGCGTCGCGGAGTCGGTTGACGGACCCGACGGGCGGTACCTGTTTTTGGAATCGGTGAACACGCCGACCCTGGCGGCCGTCCGGGTCGACGACCTGGTGGGGCATGATGACATGGGTCCGACCGCCGGCCGGTCGGAGCCAAAGGTCGGTACCTGGTTCGCCCTCGCCGGGGCCGTCCTGTCGCGGTTCGACACGGGCGAGCGCCGCGGCGTCTTCGTGCTTCCCTTCGAGTGGGCGTCTTATCAGCCCGTCGCGGCCGAGCCGGGTCGCGAGGGCAATCGCCGCCCCGGTGGCGGCGGCGGGCGTGAGCCGGGCCGGGATCCGGGACGCGGGCCCCGGGGCGCCCCCGGGCGCTGA
- a CDS encoding peptidylprolyl isomerase, giving the protein MAGPLPLVTLQTTKGNIVLELAEDDAPNTVANFVSLAEKGFYNGVTFHRVIADFMIQGGDPTGTGRGGPGYVIADEFSPHLKHARGVISMANAGPNTGGSQFFITHVPCPQLDGKHAVFGRVIEGMDVVDSIRQGDRIEKVTVDRKRDHPYKPTILRGR; this is encoded by the coding sequence GTGGCCGGACCGCTCCCGCTGGTGACCCTCCAGACCACCAAGGGCAACATCGTTTTGGAACTCGCCGAGGACGACGCGCCCAACACGGTGGCCAACTTCGTCAGCCTCGCCGAGAAAGGGTTCTACAACGGCGTCACGTTCCACCGCGTCATCGCGGACTTCATGATCCAGGGCGGCGACCCGACGGGCACCGGGCGCGGCGGGCCGGGATACGTCATCGCCGACGAGTTCAGCCCGCACCTCAAGCACGCGCGCGGGGTCATTTCGATGGCCAACGCCGGACCGAACACCGGCGGCAGCCAGTTCTTCATCACGCACGTTCCGTGCCCGCAGTTGGACGGCAAGCACGCCGTCTTCGGCCGGGTCATCGAGGGAATGGACGTCGTGGATTCCATCCGCCAGGGCGACCGCATCGAGAAGGTCACCGTGGACCGCAAACGCGACCACCCGTACAAGCCGACAATCCTCCGCGGACGCTAG
- a CDS encoding divalent metal cation transporter translates to MSRRSAIFLAVLGPGIITMIADNDAGGISTYAQTGAKTGFCLLWAFILLVPMAYYVQEMTVRLGAVTKRGHAEAIFDGFGKFWGWFSIFDLALINWLTLVTEYIGMTQAMRLFHIPEWVTFLGVTALLTVIVITGRYWTFEKITLFFCLFNLVYIPAAIWAMQTGNVAEGWSAVARGFYNPQFQQASGLGVAALLTLIMANIGTTITPWQIFFQQSAVVDKGVDVRDIKYGKIDTFAGAFLTCAVAVFIIVATAAAFFYHPGGQIVVESAAETASKMPEVLPDGDWGKWAKVLFAIGLFDAGLLGALCISLATSWALGEVFGWAHSLNKGVREAPWFYMAYAAMLLSAGVVSLIARIDVQNAITIFVQVVAVTLLPAALVFLILLLNDKPLMGEHTNTRWQNIANWSIVVFVIGMSVAYAITNLFQGSPGSGDVP, encoded by the coding sequence TTGAGCCGCCGGTCGGCGATCTTCCTGGCCGTCCTTGGGCCGGGGATCATCACGATGATCGCCGACAACGACGCCGGCGGCATATCGACGTATGCCCAGACGGGCGCCAAGACCGGCTTCTGCCTCCTTTGGGCCTTCATCCTCCTGGTGCCGATGGCTTACTATGTCCAGGAGATGACGGTGCGCCTGGGCGCGGTGACGAAGCGCGGCCACGCGGAGGCCATCTTCGACGGCTTCGGCAAGTTCTGGGGATGGTTCTCCATCTTTGACCTGGCGCTCATTAACTGGCTGACCCTCGTGACCGAGTACATCGGCATGACGCAGGCCATGAGACTGTTCCACATTCCCGAATGGGTCACCTTCCTGGGCGTGACGGCCCTGCTGACGGTGATCGTCATCACCGGCCGGTACTGGACGTTTGAGAAGATCACCCTCTTCTTCTGCCTCTTCAACCTCGTCTACATCCCGGCCGCGATCTGGGCCATGCAAACCGGCAACGTGGCCGAGGGATGGAGCGCGGTGGCCCGGGGATTCTACAACCCGCAGTTCCAGCAAGCCAGCGGCCTCGGGGTGGCCGCCCTGCTCACCCTGATCATGGCCAACATCGGAACCACGATCACGCCCTGGCAGATCTTCTTCCAGCAATCGGCCGTCGTGGACAAGGGCGTGGACGTCCGCGACATCAAGTACGGCAAGATCGACACGTTCGCGGGCGCCTTCTTGACGTGCGCCGTGGCCGTGTTCATCATCGTCGCCACCGCCGCGGCGTTCTTCTACCACCCGGGCGGGCAGATCGTGGTCGAGTCGGCGGCCGAAACCGCCTCCAAGATGCCCGAGGTCCTGCCCGACGGCGATTGGGGCAAGTGGGCCAAGGTGCTGTTTGCCATCGGCCTGTTCGACGCCGGCCTGCTGGGCGCGCTGTGCATCTCGCTCGCCACCTCCTGGGCCCTCGGCGAGGTCTTCGGCTGGGCCCACTCCCTGAACAAAGGGGTCCGCGAGGCGCCGTGGTTCTACATGGCGTACGCGGCCATGCTCCTTTCGGCCGGCGTGGTGTCGCTCATCGCGCGCATCGACGTCCAGAACGCCATCACCATCTTCGTGCAGGTCGTGGCCGTGACGCTCCTGCCGGCGGCACTGGTGTTCCTCATCCTCCTCCTGAACGACAAGCCCCTCATGGGCGAGCACACCAACACGCGGTGGCAGAACATCGCCAACTGGAGCATCGTCGTCTTCGTCATCGGCATGTCGGTGGCGTACGCCATTACCAACCTCTTCCAGGGATCGCCTGGTTCCGGAGACGTTCCATGA
- a CDS encoding CBS domain-containing protein: MTDPPNIRTAKTSEVALGVKDFQTFYFSELLGRRVCAGKITDRIGRLTDLVFRIAEPYPEAVGLYIDHGWGRPSEFVPYEKVVKIDDDAIFVRPHEGGGPYPPFADQPGYLLVNEHLMGQTILDMDGRRTEVVNDVDLMESQGRMIIVHVDVSFNGFLRRWHLKRLTWRKDRFISWRYVQPLSVEDRATDTVSLSIPRNRIHELPSEDLADALEELSGREQQALFSALDSGKAAHALGHAEPRAQRQLIASLRRERARTILSEMSVPQLADLFSVLPHDDMMKMMSLLPPEQATRIRPILTKREATARALMSTDYLAMGKDAKIGHVLGTLRSSGREYHGISYIYVVSGPENSLLGVADLRQVVLSPEHLTLGDILVAPVVSAEEDDTRSDLEELFGRYHYRTIPVVDAQDHLVGIIHHNDIIKGISSYSRT, from the coding sequence ATGACCGACCCGCCCAACATCCGAACCGCGAAGACGTCCGAGGTTGCCCTTGGGGTCAAGGACTTCCAGACGTTCTACTTCTCGGAACTCCTCGGGCGGCGCGTCTGCGCCGGCAAGATCACCGACCGCATCGGGCGGCTGACCGACCTGGTGTTCCGCATCGCCGAGCCCTACCCCGAGGCCGTCGGCCTCTACATTGACCACGGCTGGGGCCGGCCCTCGGAGTTCGTCCCGTACGAGAAGGTCGTGAAGATCGACGACGACGCCATCTTCGTCCGGCCGCACGAGGGCGGCGGACCGTACCCGCCCTTCGCCGACCAGCCGGGGTACCTCCTCGTGAACGAGCACCTGATGGGGCAGACGATCCTCGACATGGACGGCCGGCGCACCGAGGTCGTCAACGACGTGGACTTGATGGAATCGCAAGGGCGCATGATCATCGTTCACGTCGACGTTTCGTTCAACGGGTTTCTGCGCCGCTGGCACCTCAAGCGGCTGACGTGGCGGAAGGACCGCTTCATCTCGTGGCGTTACGTGCAGCCGCTGTCGGTCGAGGACCGGGCCACCGACACGGTCTCGCTCTCGATCCCGCGCAATCGCATCCACGAACTGCCGAGCGAGGACCTGGCCGACGCGCTCGAGGAACTCTCGGGCCGCGAGCAGCAGGCCCTGTTCTCGGCCCTCGACTCCGGGAAGGCCGCCCACGCCCTCGGCCACGCCGAGCCGCGCGCCCAGCGGCAACTGATCGCCAGCCTCCGCCGGGAACGCGCCCGGACGATCCTCTCCGAAATGTCCGTGCCGCAACTCGCCGACCTCTTCTCCGTCCTCCCCCACGACGACATGATGAAGATGATGTCGCTCCTGCCGCCCGAGCAGGCCACACGCATTCGCCCCATCCTCACCAAGCGCGAGGCGACCGCGCGGGCCTTGATGTCGACGGACTACCTGGCCATGGGGAAGGACGCCAAGATCGGCCACGTCCTGGGCACCCTCCGGTCCTCGGGCCGAGAGTACCACGGCATTTCGTACATCTACGTCGTGAGCGGCCCGGAGAACTCGCTGCTGGGCGTGGCGGACCTGAGGCAGGTGGTCCTGTCGCCCGAGCACCTGACGCTGGGCGATATCCTGGTCGCGCCGGTCGTCTCCGCCGAGGAGGACGATACGCGCAGCGACCTGGAGGAACTGTTCGGCAGATACCACTACCGGACGATCCCGGTGGTCGACGCCCAGGATCACCTGGTGGGCATCATCCATCACAACGATATCATCAAGGGCATCAGTTCCTACTCCAGAACCTGA